In Salvelinus fontinalis isolate EN_2023a chromosome 8, ASM2944872v1, whole genome shotgun sequence, the genomic stretch caaaacgtctttcaagctgtcaggcattcccgtggcagcaagagcctctcgggggatgctgcagtgtacccaagtggcatcgggagcaactgcttgcacgctttaccactccactttgtctccctgtcatggcttttgcaccatcagtatagataccaacatgagcagcagctacgtttggctccATACgaaccgttagtggaattcccacgagagagtaacggttaatgtgattggatgttaattatttgactaggcttcctgtatttgacattatgttgttatttcgctgaacactaggtGGTTTCATTTTAGTTtcggcagtgaaacgaggctactcaggcaagaAAAAAACTGCATAGCCCCGTtgtaaaatataaatggactgtttgaaaatttgaataaaaaaatatatatatatatacactgctcaaaaaaataaagggaacacttaaagaacacaatgtaactccaagtcaatcacacttctgtgaaatcaaactgtccaattaggaagcaacactgattgacaatacatttcacatgctgttgtgcaaatggaatagacaaaaggtggaaattataggcaattagcaagacaccccccaaaacaggagtgattctgcaggtggtgaccacagaccacttctcaattcctatgcttcctggctgatgttttggtcacttttgaatgcgggcggtgctctcactctagtggtagcatgagacggagtctacaacccacacaagtggctcaggtagtgcagttcatccaggatggcacatcaatgcgaactgtggcaaaaaggtttgctgtgtctgtcagcgtagtatccagagcatgcaggcgctaccaggagacaggccagtacatcaggagacgtggaggaggccgtaggagggcaacaacccagcagcaggaccgctacctccgccttagtgcaaggaggtgcattgccagagccctgcaaaatgacctccagcaggccacaaatgtgcatgtgtcagcatatggtctcacaaggggtctgaggatctcatctcggtacctaatggcagtcaggctacctctggcgagcacatggagggctgtgcggccccacaaagaaatgccaccacacaccatgactgacccatcgccaaaccggtcatgctggaggatgttgcaggcagcagaacgttctccacggcgtctccagactctgtcacgtctgtcacatgtgctcatgtgctcagtgtgaacctgctttcatctgtgaagagcacagggcaccagtggcgaatttgccaatcttggtgttctctggcaaatgccaaacgtcctgcacggtgttgggctgtaagcacaacccccacctgtggacgtcgggccctcataccaccctcatggagtctgtttctgaccgtttgagcagacacatgcacatttgtggcctgctggaggtcattttgcagggcgctggcagtgcacctccttgcacaaaggcggaggtagcggtcctgctgctgggttgttgccttcctacggcctcctccacgtctcctgatgtactggcctgtctcctggtagcgcctgcatgctctggatactacgctgacagacacagcaaacctttttgccacagttcgcattgatgtgccatcctggatgaactgcactacctgagtcacttgtgtgggttgtagactccgtctcatgctaccactagagtgagagcaccgccagcattcaaaagtgaccaaaacatcagccaggaagcataggaactgagaagtggtctgtggtcaccacctgcagaatcactcctgttttggggggtgtcttgctaattgcctataatttccaccttttgtctattccatttgcacaacagcatgtgaaatgtattgtcaatcagtgttgcttcctaagtggacagtttgatttcacagaagtgtgattgacttggagttacattgtgttgtttaagtgttccctttatttttttgagcagtgtatatatgtgtatatatatatttttaaatgtgaatcacatttttatttggcgtacccatGACGGAATTGCGCGTACCCCTGGGTCAATAGCTGCCCTATGGCATAGATCTTAAGAAACTTACTTGTTTCCAACTTTATTTTTAGGAGTGTATGTGAACAACAGAGAATGTACACATAGGAGATGCATAACACAGTGATGGCACTCAGGCATTTGACATACAGTATATGGtgtttactcaagtatgaattTATCCCCAAAAAATATATTCCCGGTCATATCTGTGTTTTATTATTTATATGATAATGCACaaagtatctatacagtatctatgcaGGTCGGGTAACTGTAAGAATGGCATGGGGAAAGATGAGCCTAGTAGCCATGCACAATtattatcactccagtgtaattGACTCAGGAACATTTCAATGGTCCAGTGTAATGAGCTCCACTGCACAcagtacagtcagacagacagtcaggtaaTTTACAGACTGCAAAGACAGCAAATGCCAGCAAAACAAATCGCCTCGATGAGTGAGTGAGGAAAAAGGGAGCGCTGCGAAGGGTGAACATCAAAGCGGAAATAAAACAACTCCCTTTTTCTGAACTGAGTCACCATCTCTTTACGAGAAACAGTCTGGGCAGGTTGCATATCTCAGCGCCGGAATGCTGTTATAACTTTGCTTGTTTTTTTGCTCTCTGTCCATGAAATTCGCCCGGCGAGAGAGAGTTTTGGAAAGGATTTAGCTAGGCTCAGAGATGCAAGACATTGTAGTATATTGATATGATGCTGTTTGTAGATGGTGCTATtctacagaggcagagagaaagggaagcAGTGTCCAAACAGCAACTGAAGAGTACCAATGACACTCACTGTGTTTTAGTTCATCCCATTGCTTTCTTGGTGGTGTAGGATGTCATTTCCTCAAAATGGTCCAGAGATTGTAGCTTATTTAGGCGGTCGGCTAATGTTTAACTTCCATCCCCAAGTTGAAAGACAGTATCTGCACACCACATCAACTCAGATACTGTGTGTTTTAGTTGATGAATTGCATCACACActttctttttaaaaatgtatttcccctttatttaaccaggtaggccagttgagaacaagatctcattaacaactgcaacctggccaagataaagcaaatcagtgcgacacaaacaacaacacagagttacacatggaataaacaaacgtacagtcaataacacaatagaaaagatctatatacagtgtgtgcaaatgaggtaagattagggaggtaaggcaataattaGGCTGTAGTGGCAAAAtagttacaatttagcaattaaacactggagtgatagatgtgcagaagatgaatgtgcaagttaaAGATACTTGGTGAAAAgggaaaaaaattaaaataacaatatggggatgaggtagttggatgggctatttacagatgggctatgtacaggtgcaatgatctgtgagctgctctgacatctgatgcttaaagttagtgagggagatatgagtctccagcttcagtgatttttgcaattcgttccagtcattggcagcagagaactggaaggaaaggcagccaaaggaggaataggctttgggggtgaccagtgagatgtacctgctggagcgcatgctacgggtgggtgctgctatggtgaccagtgagctgagataaggcgtggctttacctagcaaagacttatagatgacctgcagccagtgggtttggcgacgaatatgtagcaagggccaaccaacgagagcgtacaggtcgtagtggtgggtagtatacggggctttggtgacaaaacggatggcactgtgatagactgcatccaatttgctgagtagagtgttggaggctatttttagTTGGTGTCTGTgatccctgtgggaattgaacaaATGACCCTGGCATTGCTAACAACACAgtcttaccaactgagccacacaggaccactgTCACCAAATATGGTTAAATTACTATTGTTATAGACTGGATGTTGTTGTTTAGTTTTAGTACATATAGGGCAACCTATAATACAGTTTGAAATGAAGTCTGCCTGTTTGGTTATCTCAAATGAACCCTTCGAGAGGGTTCGTTCAGGTTGAGGTCTTGTTGGATGTCTCTGACTGATTGTACTCATGTTGTACCGTCTGATTTTATCAATGGTTAATAAATAAGTACCAGTTTTTAGCACCCATGCCGTGCATTGTAATGCATTATGCATTGCTCAAAAAGTACAATAAATGTACTTATAAGGTATTGTGAAGAGGATCTCACGGGAAGTTTTGATATTTACTCAGTTACCAATCATACAATGCTTTATACAGTAGCAccataatagtggtagtggtagtataagGAGTACCTAACTGGCTAATTGGAGGGTGATTGGAGggtgttttagacatttttgcattcGCAGAACTCTTTAAAAGTAGTGGGTTAATTACATGACTGAATGGGGATTATTGGTTCCCCAGTACTGTTACCTTGAAATGAAGTGTTAAAATAGAATGCTATCTCAAGCACTTTGGGTTTTAGGGATTTCCACTGTATGATTAATATAGTAGTTGTAAGGGTCCAAATGATGGTCAATACATAATGTACAATAGGGCTGTCAGTCCTTTTACTTTGTTTATAATACTTTATGTGTGAATTGTTATTTCAACATGACATATTTTCAAATAATTGGGACCACAATTAATCATGTTGGGCCACAAACAGACTCAATGACACATGTTTCGGGCCCTTTATGTTGAACATTCAGTATGAAGGGGTGAACACGTGCCCCATCCTGATTTTGAAACCCACCCAGTGCACTCTGAGACACATGGATGTTTATAATCCATCAGTTTAATCCTTTTACGACTATATTTTCTGTTTCCCCGTCACTTTCTTTTGTTTCCTCTCCATCTTTCTTTTACTCCCCTTTTCTCTGTGTCCATGCTGCGCCAACGAAACAGTAGTAGTCTGTATTCTCATTCCAACCAGGTCTCCTCCCGCCTTCCTCCGTTCTGCAGGTTTATTATGTGTGGCTCCCGGGTTTTCTATTTTTTTCCATCGCTCGTCCTTGGGCTGTCATGCCGATGACCGTTGTAGCATTTTTTATGATTGTCAGATTGAGCATCCCTCAGTGCTCGGTCCAGTTTGACCCTGCAGTCACCCTCAAGGTCAACATTATCCCACTTAGGAGTCTAGTCCGGTTTAATAATCTGGCCTCATCTCATCTGATCGATTaatgccctgcagtgtcctgtaGGGGCTGACAAACTGTTGAACAATACACCATCTGTTTTTCTAGCGCTGTTGGTTTTGTATATGACTGTaaaccttctctccttcctctttcttttctcctttactgtccctctaTCTTCAACTTTCTCTTTGCCTTCTGTCTTTTTGCCTttcccctgctctctctgtccctccactctctgtttcttctgttcctctcctccagtactgcGCATTCCTCTCCCTTTTGTTCATCCTCATCTCCATCTCTACATTCTGCATGGAGACGCATGAGGCCTTCAACACCATCTACAACAGGACGGAGAACGTGACGGAGGGAAACGTGACGCGCGAGGTGATCGTCTACGAGGTGGTGACCGACAGCTGGCTTACCTACGTGGAGGGCATGTGCGTCGTCTGGTTCACCATTGAGGTGATGGCACGCGTGGTCTTCTGCCCGGACAAGGTCGAGTTCTTCAGGAGCACCCTCAACATCATCGACTTCATTGCCATCATGCCCTTCTACCTGGAGGTGGGGCTGAGCGGCCTGTCCTCCAAAGCCGCCAAGGACGTGTTGGGCTTCCTGCGTGTGGTCCGCTTCGTCCGCATCCTGCGTATCTTCAAGCTGACCCGCCACTTCGTGGGGCTTCGCGTCCTGGGCCACACGCTCCGCGCTAGCACCAACGAGTTCCTCCTGCTCATCATCTTCCTTGCTCTCGGAGTGCTCATCTTCGCCACCATGATCTACTATGCCGAGCGCATCGGTGCAGACCCTGACGACCCTACGGCtgccaaacacacaaacttcaAGAACATCCCCATTGGCTTCTGGTGGGCCGTGGTCACCATGACCACTCTGGGCTACGGGGACATGTACCCCGAGACGTGGTCAGGGATGCTGGTGGGCGCGCTCTGCGCCCTGTCGGGGGTGTTGACCATCGCCATGCCTGTGCCCGTCATCGTCAACAACTTCGGCATGTACTACTCACTGGCCATGGCTAAGCAGAAGCTGCCCAAGAAAAAGGGCAAGCACATCCCCCGGCCAACCATGCCGGGCTCGCCCAACTACTGCAAGCCCGACGCCCTCGCCCTGGCCACTGCCTCACCCCATAGGATCCTGGGTAATGTACTCGGCGAGGTGATCTGGTCCGGAGGCCTCGACTGCCCCCTCGCTCAAGAGGAGATCATAGCAATCAACCGAGGTGAGACATTTCTATTTCTAATCCTCAGACCCCTATTTTAAGACACAGACTGCAAGTTAAGAAACTTGCTTCGACCTTGCCTCGTAAGATTGGTATGAGTTTTTAAACACAACATGGAGCTTCGCTGAGCATCTGGGCACACCACCACTGGCCTCCAACAAGGGCGTAGAACTCAAATTACCCCGGCAAAATATTATAGTTTTTGGCAAAGATGTTGTCAAATTGTACAGTTTAGTGTCAACAGATATCCATTCAATCAAACGTAGGGATTTTCACAGCATGTGAGTGACTCTGGGCTGTATAAGACTTAGGAATCAGAATGTTATCTGACAGCCAGTTACAGGCACTCAGTGATCTCAGTAATAGTACAGTCCTGCAGATCCTTGGGTTGTGGGGTGTGGATTTAGAGTGCCTCTGTCCCTGATAGGGATGCCCTTGAGAGAGGGGGGCTGATTCTGAATCTGCCCTTGAGAGAGGGGGGCTGATTCTGAATCTGCCCTTGAGAGAGGGTGGCTGATTCTGAATCTGCCCTTGAGAGAGGGGTGGCTGATTCTGAATCTGCCCTTGAGAGAGGGGTGGCTGATTCTGAATCTGCCCTTGAGAGAGGGGGGCTGATTCTGAATCTGCCCTTGAGAGAGGGGGGCTGATTCTGAATCTGCCCTTGAGAGATAGCTAATCCATCAGAACTCATAGTTAATTTATGATCAACTGGTGAGTCCACATTTGCCGACAGGCCTCCATCTGTCTGCATAAAACAAACACAGTACTTTAAATTATAATTTGGATCTCTTCACAACAGCCTAATAGACATACATTTGGTTCAATGGTTTGGTTTAAATGTTAGacaatttttttttgaaaaacTGAATTGCAATATTTAGTAAGTAATATGTGCAGTACTTCCTATTTCATTTGGCATGATTGTGTATGACCTATGAACCCAATGTCCACACACGACAATATGGCACATGTTGTGTATTTTGTAGCCCTTGAGAAATCATCAGTGAGTCTGCAATTTTAGTATTTTATTGCATCAGCACCTATAGTACCCCACCACTTTCTCGCTATCTTTCACGCTCTCTTTTATAAGAGTTTTGTTGCGGGTTGTCAGTAAGTTTATGAGCAGGAACTCATGTGAGATAAGATTTGACAGCTGTGTCTGAGCGTATAAGCACCAGCCACCATGTAGCGGCAACTCGCACCCCGAACCACCCCTTCTATCACTACGTCCAGTGTTTAGGTTACCACGCTGTCTTGCTAAGCCAGGATAGACATGAACTTTGACACATTGGCAATTATCAATTACATAATCATAGTAGAATGTATATGTGGGTGTTTTAGAAAACACAGTAGCTTAAGATGGTACTCGGCCCTGAGCTCTAGACTACATAGAGCCACAGGAGGTTGGCGGCACCTTAATtgtggaggacgggctcgtggtaatggctggagcggaataggtggaatggtatcaaacacatcaaaaaaCACGGTTTCCAcgtttgatgtcattccatttgctccgttccagccattattatgagccgtcctcccctcagcagcctcatgTGCATTTAGCTTACATTTGAAACGACTGCTCTTCACTAACGCCATTTACTTTATCACACACAGTGAGAAAGATCATTTATGTTTAAGTCCTAATAAAGTAGTCTATTGCATTGTGTTTTTTTTAGTAGGACACCATAGTTTGGGATTAGATTTGGCCCAGTTGGAGGCTATTTGACTGAATCCATCTCTGATTATGTATCTCATCTGCAGTATTCAATTGTGATCAGTAGCTTGTAGTAACACCTCTCCTCCCTATTCCTTTGACTATTTTCTTACACACTTTTTTCCAGTGATGGGAGACTGGATTCATGATTTCTGTATTGGTGGGCCAAGGTGCCATGCCAAAACCTCAGATATAGCAGCCAATCAAAGCCCCTAAACTCACAACAGCAAGCTCTCTGATTGGGTCAATTGAATCATCAAGTAAGCAACTACTCCCCTCGGGCTATGTTaaaatacccatactaacatactacgTAGAATGAAGCAATGTAATGGGTATGCACCCTAAGTGGTATGCTAGTGTGGATATGGAAACACAGCCCAGTTTGGCCTCAGTCTCCCATCACAACCTTCTTCCTCTACTATCCAGGTACCTCACTTCTCCTACTCTCCTATTCCTTccttctcctttactctctctttctcccttgctCTTCCCGTCCCTCTTTCCCCATCTCCCCTCCTTTTCCAAAAGAGTCCAAGCAGAACGGCGACGCGGCCACTGCGGTCCTGGCGAACGAGGACCGCCCCACCATTGACCAGGTGCTGAGTCCGGAGCGAGAGGGCGCCCGAATAACACGGGAACGCCACCAGCAGGACCGTGCTTGCTTCCTGCTCAACACCAGGGAATTCCGCGCCACAGATGGGAATGTGCGGAAAGGTATGTCGGTCCCGCAGCGGACGGAACTGTAAACACCCACCACGTAGTCAACAGAGCTACACATAAGATGCCATAAGGCACAGGCACTGGTACAGATACGCCCTATATAGATGATGCCAACAGAGAAGGTGCGCAAGacacaaatacatacacactaattatgtatacatgatcaaatacagcatatgtgggaactgatTTGTGGTTAGTTAGAGagaacacacaggcagacacaagCAACGGCCAACAGCATCATGGGAAGAGACAtgactgtgtttgtgtgacaGGGAGGTTACAAACTCTATGTTCTGACGGGACACAACAACGCCTACCGACACCAACACATTTACTCTTCTGCTCTGCTCTATGTTTCCACTTATTCACCTCCATACTGTCCTTGTTTTCATCCGTCACACTTGGTACCGCCTCTTCTTTCTTCCTGTCTGTATTTTCTGTCCCTCTTTCACTGCCTCAAATTGTCATCCTCCATTTTGCCCTTGTATTTATTTTGGTCTCCTCGCCATCtctcactctcattgtttctctctttctctgtctcttggaCTCAGACAGTTGACCGCGCATTCATTTACCTCGCGCCACTTCTgtttcattctctccctctcgtctcccctCCGCCTTCTTGTTTGGCTTTGACTCCCACTTCATGctcctcccccaccctctctctttggCCCCCATTATTTTCcctcttcctttcctttcctttcctctccaaaACACACCTTATTTACCCCTGTTTACCCCATGTATACTCTTGTGCTGATTCTGAAATCCAATACCGCATTCCATTTCTTTATCGCTGCAACAAACTTTTTTTTACCACCTACAACCACCAACACCAAACCTGCAtcaaacacacactttacacTCCTCCCAAACTCTCCACATCCCCGTTGACACTAAACTACAGGCAACAGCCCTGTCAGCCAGCCCAGACTCCCCTTTGGCTGAAGAATGGTATAAGCTGGAAGGGTCTCTGCTACAGCAGAACCCTCCAAAACTATAGGCCAAGAGGTAACACCTTAAAATCACAGGTAACCAAAATGGAACCCTGTTTTATTCTCCGTTTTTTTTTCTAATCCGTCAGCCAAACATTTAATGTTCTCTCAGCTCCATGACATTGAATGTTGGCAGTTGCCACTCAAACATACCACCCACAGACACACTTGGACACAGAACACACTCACAGATACACTAGATGACTGCAAATCACAATTATTACCCACTGTGTTCACTGTGTTGTGTTTAGTGCAAAAGCAATACAGTACGCTGCAACTAGTGACTGAAACACTGATTGACTCTGACATCACACTGGCAGACAgacaatatttgtatttattgtatttatttaacctgtacttaactaggcaagtcagataagaacaaattcttatttacaatgatggcctaccatgGCCAAAcacgaacgacgctgggccaattgtgcgccgccctatgggagtcccaatcacagctggatgcAGTGCATTAAACTGCTGTGCGACTCGGGACTATGACAATCCGATTGACTGACAACTTGCTAGCTCTAAGGCAGTGTTTCCCGACCAtgttcctccagtacccccaacagtacacatttttttgttgtagccctggaaAAACACGTCTCATTGAGCTCagtgagggcttgatgattagttgacaagttgaatcaggtgtgcttgtccagggttacaatacaaatgtgtactgttggggggtactggaggaccagggttgggataCACTGATCTAAGTTAAGATAGCCTTGAGTTGTTGAACTCCTCTCTTGGAAGCCCCTGACTGCCTTGgtgttgtattttttttaaatgtgtttaaaacctatatttaaaaccaaaaagGAGTCCATTTTAAGCTCCAGTCCCACCGGGAAGGTCGTGTTTGTACCTTCCGATACATGAAATGGCAACAGTTTGCCTACCCAGTGCGCAGGGCAGCTGCATTggctgcacctaccaccaacagcttgagacaaataaaaaaaatgggaACACAAGACTTTATCgttgttttttacagaaatgtttggcgatcgactAGAAATGCATGGATTACGACAAATCGACCGCGATCGACTGGTTGGTGACCGCTGGTTGGTATTGTTATTTTAGTACCGCTAGCGACAATACTGTAGCCTAACCGTACCCTTTCTTCTGAGTGTGGGTCCATTTAAATCACCATCACCTGACATTACATATGTCTTTCCATGTCAGTTTACCCAACTTCTAACTAGGGTCAAACTGACAAGGAAATATGTTTCTTGTGTTATCAAGTGTTACCAAAATCTTAGATTCAGTGTAAAGAAAGCTACAGTGGACGTTTAGTTatcatttaatatatatatttctagATTCAGATGATCTTTAAGCAAACCCCATTAAGCAGATCTTTTTGAAAGACTTCAAATGATCCTTTGAAGTCTTTCAAAAATATCTGCTTAATGGGGTTTGCTAAAAGATATTGTAACTTATGTCTGAAAAGACATGGCATAATATAGTGTTTCCATGTACAATATGTTTcatcagtttattttattttacacagccagtgactgatgtggtgtactcctcaatgccatcggaagaatcccggagcatgttccagtctgtgagagcaaaacagtcatgtagtttagcatctgcttcatctgaccatgttgttatagaccaagtcactggtgcttcctgctttaatttttgcttgtaagcaggaatcaggaggatagagttgtggtcggatttagcaaatggagggagagctttgtacgagtctgtgtggagtacaggtgatctagcatttttttcccctctggttgcacatttaacatgttgatagagatttggtagaactgatttaagtttccctgcattaaagtctccggccactaggagcgccgcctctgggtgagtggtttcctgtttgcttatttccttacacagctgactgagtgcggtcttagtgtcagcatctgtctgtggtggtaaataaacagccacgaaaagtataacTGAAAACTCTAGGCAAGTCGtgtggtctataaaaaagtggtcagatgaagcagatgctaaactacaggactgttttgctatcacagactggaacatgttccaggattcttctgatggcattgacgAATACACCACATcggtcactggctttatcaataagtgcatcgaggacgtcgtccccacagtgactgtacgtacataccccaaccagaagccatggattacaggcaacattcgcactgagctaaagggtagagctgccgctttcaaggtgcgggactctaacccggacgcttacaagaaatcctgctatgccctgtgacgaaccatcaaacaggcaaagcgccaatacagggctaagattgaatcatactacaccggctccgacgctcattttatgtggcagggcttgcaaactattacagactacaaagtgcacaattggcccagcgtcatccagggtaggccgtcattgtaaaaaatgatTTGgtcttaactaggcaagtcagttaaataaaaaaatgtaaataaaaaaaatgtgttccACGAACACCACAAGGGTTAAACTTGCCTAATTGAAGGGGCTGAATACTTCTGCAACAAATATTGTAGTTacacattttttttattcatctTAAAGGGGAAATTTCCAAATGTTTCTACTTCGTATTCATCTCCAGCGCCAcctcaacatatgtgaaaatgaagcgtttctatgttttgtagtgagGAAGATGAGGGTTTCCAGTGATGTCATAGGAGTGCATcatgtgattttaaccaattatgagtagacattgcctactaattggttgatgtcattggaaacacttagaGGCAGATATTtttttactacaacatacagaaaCGCACCATTTTCACGTGTTGGTCTTGGGATGGTGCTGGATATTAATATGAAGCAGAACATTGTTTTAAATATTCCTTTAAAATAAATGGCTTTATTCTTCCACTTTTTACAGTATTTTGTGTAAATCTACAA encodes the following:
- the LOC129860376 gene encoding potassium voltage-gated channel subfamily C member 1-like isoform X3; the protein is MLSSVCVSSFKGCKSGKKSSNKACYTADMTCPSESEKIVINCGGVRHETYRSTLKTLPGTRLSWLTEPDAFSNFDYDHRNDEFFFDRHPSVFSFILNYYRTGKLHCPNDVCGPLFEEELAFWGIDETDVEACCWMNYRQHRDAEEALDSFENPEPELAEDDPALPGHEGDMKRMCLHEDGRKKTWWEIWRPRMWALFEDPYSSKYARYCAFLSLLFILISISTFCMETHEAFNTIYNRTENVTEGNVTREVIVYEVVTDSWLTYVEGMCVVWFTIEVMARVVFCPDKVEFFRSTLNIIDFIAIMPFYLEVGLSGLSSKAAKDVLGFLRVVRFVRILRIFKLTRHFVGLRVLGHTLRASTNEFLLLIIFLALGVLIFATMIYYAERIGADPDDPTAAKHTNFKNIPIGFWWAVVTMTTLGYGDMYPETWSGMLVGALCALSGVLTIAMPVPVIVNNFGMYYSLAMAKQKLPKKKGKHIPRPTMPGSPNYCKPDALALATASPHRILGNVLGEVIWSGGLDCPLAQEEIIAINRVMGDWIHDFCIGGPRCHAKTSDIAANQSP
- the LOC129860376 gene encoding potassium voltage-gated channel subfamily C member 1-like isoform X4; translated protein: MLSSVCVSSFKGCKSGKKSSNKACYTADMTCPSESEKIVINCGGVRHETYRSTLKTLPGTRLSWLTEPDAFSNFDYDHRNDEFFFDRHPSVFSFILNYYRTGKLHCPNDVCGPLFEEELAFWGIDETDVEACCWMNYRQHRDAEEALDSFENPEPELAEDDPALPGHEGDMKRMCLHEDGRKKTWWEIWRPRMWALFEDPYSSKYARYCAFLSLLFILISISTFCMETHEAFNTIYNRTENVTEGNVTREVIVYEVVTDSWLTYVEGMCVVWFTIEVMARVVFCPDKVEFFRSTLNIIDFIAIMPFYLEVGLSGLSSKAAKDVLGFLRVVRFVRILRIFKLTRHFVGLRVLGHTLRASTNEFLLLIIFLALGVLIFATMIYYAERIGADPDDPTAAKHTNFKNIPIGFWWAVVTMTTLGYGDMYPETWSGMLVGALCALSGVLTIAMPVPVIVNNFGMYYSLAMAKQKLPKKKGKHIPRPTMPGSPNYCKPDALALATASPHRILGNVLGEVIWSGGLDCPLAQEEIIAINRESKQNGDAATAVLANEDRPTIDQVLSPEREGARITRERHQQDRACFLLNTREFRATDGNVRKALSASPDSPLAEEWYKLEGSLLQQNPPKL
- the LOC129860376 gene encoding potassium voltage-gated channel subfamily C member 1-like isoform X1, whose amino-acid sequence is MLSSVCVSSFKGCKSGKKSSNKACYTADMTCPSESEKIVINCGGVRHETYRSTLKTLPGTRLSWLTEPDAFSNFDYDHRNDEFFFDRHPSVFSFILNYYRTGKLHCPNDVCGPLFEEELAFWGIDETDVEACCWMNYRQHRDAEEALDSFENPEPELAEDDPALPGHEGDMKRMCLHEDGRKKTWWEIWRPRMWALFEDPYSSKYARYCAFLSLLFILISISTFCMETHEAFNTIYNRTENVTEGNVTREVIVYEVVTDSWLTYVEGMCVVWFTIEVMARVVFCPDKVEFFRSTLNIIDFIAIMPFYLEVGLSGLSSKAAKDVLGFLRVVRFVRILRIFKLTRHFVGLRVLGHTLRASTNEFLLLIIFLALGVLIFATMIYYAERIGADPDDPTAAKHTNFKNIPIGFWWAVVTMTTLGYGDMYPETWSGMLVGALCALSGVLTIAMPVPVIVNNFGMYYSLAMAKQKLPKKKGKHIPRPTMPGSPNYCKPDALALATASPHRILGNVLGEVIWSGGLDCPLAQEEIIAINRESKQNGDAATAVLANEDRPTIDQVLSPEREGARITRERHQQDRACFLLNTREFRATDGNVRKEMFGDRLEMHGLRQIDRDRLVGDRCVKFLALAFSLKKTY
- the LOC129860376 gene encoding potassium voltage-gated channel subfamily C member 1-like isoform X2 — its product is MLSSVCVSSFKGCKSGKKSSNKACYTADMTCPSESEKIVINCGGVRHETYRSTLKTLPGTRLSWLTEPDAFSNFDYDHRNDEFFFDRHPSVFSFILNYYRTGKLHCPNDVCGPLFEEELAFWGIDETDVEACCWMNYRQHRDAEEALDSFENPEPELAEDDPALPGHEGDMKRMCLHEDGRKKTWWEIWRPRMWALFEDPYSSKYARYCAFLSLLFILISISTFCMETHEAFNTIYNRTENVTEGNVTREVIVYEVVTDSWLTYVEGMCVVWFTIEVMARVVFCPDKVEFFRSTLNIIDFIAIMPFYLEVGLSGLSSKAAKDVLGFLRVVRFVRILRIFKLTRHFVGLRVLGHTLRASTNEFLLLIIFLALGVLIFATMIYYAERIGADPDDPTAAKHTNFKNIPIGFWWAVVTMTTLGYGDMYPETWSGMLVGALCALSGVLTIAMPVPVIVNNFGMYYSLAMAKQKLPKKKGKHIPRPTMPGSPNYCKPDALALATASPHRILGNVLGEVIWSGGLDCPLAQEEIIAINRESKQNGDAATAVLANEDRPTIDQVLSPEREGARITRERHQQDRACFLLNTREFRATDGNVRKVLSF